The Gloeomargarita sp. SKYB120 genome has a segment encoding these proteins:
- the ffh gene encoding signal recognition particle protein yields MFEALAEQLEAAWKKLRGQDKLTPSNIQDALKVVRRALLDADVNVQVVREFIQAVEQRAIGKEVIAGVRPDQQFIKVVYDELVAVMGGQQAPLQEAPTPPSILLMAGLQGSGKTTAAAKLALHLKKQGKRPLLVATDIYRPAAIDQLQTLGRQIDVPVFALGTQVSPVTIAEQGVAHARAEGYDWVIVDTAGRLQIDQAMMAELAQIKAAIQPQEVLLVVDAMTGQEAANLTRAFHEQIGITGAILTKVDGDSRGGAALSVRYVSGQPIKFIGTGEKVEALQPFYPERMASRILGMGDVLTLVEKAQEAVDLADAQKMQEKILQAQFDFTDFVKQLRLLKTMGSLGGFLKLLPGMNHLKAEQIQQAEKQLKRAEAMINSMTPEERRNPDLLAASASRRRRIAKGSGHTEAEVAKLVQDFQQMRTLMQRLSTGALLGVPTLGTGRAARRKQQPKKRKGFGQL; encoded by the coding sequence ATGTTTGAAGCGCTTGCCGAGCAACTGGAGGCCGCCTGGAAAAAGCTGCGCGGCCAGGACAAACTCACGCCCAGCAACATCCAAGACGCCCTGAAGGTGGTGCGTCGCGCCCTCTTGGACGCTGATGTGAACGTCCAGGTGGTGCGGGAGTTCATCCAGGCGGTGGAACAGCGGGCCATTGGCAAAGAAGTGATTGCCGGTGTGCGCCCTGACCAGCAGTTCATCAAGGTGGTGTACGACGAGCTGGTGGCAGTCATGGGTGGCCAGCAGGCGCCGCTTCAGGAAGCGCCCACACCTCCGAGCATCCTGCTGATGGCCGGGCTACAGGGAAGCGGAAAAACCACCGCCGCGGCCAAGCTGGCTCTGCACCTTAAAAAGCAAGGGAAAAGGCCCCTGCTGGTGGCCACCGACATCTACCGCCCGGCGGCGATTGACCAGTTGCAAACCCTGGGGCGACAGATTGACGTGCCGGTGTTTGCCCTGGGCACGCAGGTCAGCCCGGTCACCATTGCCGAACAGGGGGTCGCCCACGCCCGTGCCGAAGGGTACGATTGGGTGATCGTGGACACGGCGGGCCGGTTGCAGATTGACCAGGCGATGATGGCGGAACTGGCCCAGATCAAGGCGGCGATTCAGCCCCAGGAGGTGCTGCTGGTAGTCGATGCCATGACCGGCCAGGAAGCCGCCAACTTGACGCGGGCGTTTCATGAACAGATCGGCATCACCGGCGCGATTTTGACCAAAGTGGATGGGGACAGCCGGGGTGGTGCCGCCCTTTCGGTGCGTTATGTCTCTGGGCAACCCATCAAATTCATTGGAACCGGCGAAAAGGTCGAGGCGCTGCAGCCGTTTTATCCCGAGCGCATGGCCTCGCGCATCCTGGGCATGGGCGACGTGCTGACCCTGGTGGAAAAAGCTCAGGAAGCGGTGGATTTGGCCGACGCCCAAAAAATGCAGGAGAAAATTCTCCAGGCCCAATTCGATTTCACGGATTTTGTCAAGCAATTGCGCCTGCTGAAAACAATGGGGTCCCTGGGGGGCTTTTTGAAACTGCTGCCTGGGATGAATCACCTCAAAGCCGAGCAGATTCAACAGGCGGAAAAACAACTCAAACGCGCCGAAGCGATGATCAACTCCATGACCCCCGAAGAGCGCCGCAACCCCGATTTGCTTGCTGCGAGTGCCTCACGGCGGCGGCGCATTGCCAAGGGGTCTGGCCACACCGAGGCCGAAGTTGCCAAGCTCGTCCAGGACTTTCAACAGATGCGCACCCTGATGCAGCGGTTGAGTACGGGCGCCTTACTGGGGGTGCCAACACTGGGCACGGGACGAGCCGCCCGCCGGAAACAGCAACCCAAAAAGCGCAAGGGGTTTGGTCAGTTGTAG